The nucleotide window acttaaattatattctaatggttatatttgaatatatgtgtttccatgtcctggaaaTTCACCTTGAACACAGCAATGAAATTATAATAGGAAGGGCTAGGATGAATACTCTCTTCAAGTTATTCAGTACCAGGAAGAGATGTACTACTggactgataaaaaaaaaacagaccatcCTTGCAGTGGAAGTGGTTAAGGAAAGtattttgatttcaaaataaattttgatgcGCAAAATAGAGAAAGTACTTAATAATATCAATAGTAAATATAAGGGACTTTCACAAAAAAGTAGAACAGCTGTCTGAACAAACTGAAAGGAACAATTACCAATAAATTGACTATAAGATCTAGTACAATTACCAATAAATTGACTATAAGATCTAGTACAATTTAATTGTATCATATTTGTACCATAAATAACTGCAATTTATTATTGCTTAATCCATAAGCAATTTTTTACCgaagcatattttatatataaaccaTAGCACTAACAGCAATATGAAAATCAAAGTACCTTAATACTCTCCTGGGCTTCAAGAAGTTTGCAAGGCTAAGAAATTTTCTGGAGTCAGGGAGAAAAATTCTATGGTTCTATCAaataatatatcatattttatcttaaataaatgtaataaatttttcTCCTCTTAGACCTAATAGAGGTAACCTCACAAACTACtttttacaattgttatattcAAGAACCTAtagtgttgtatgtcaattacatcttaataaaattggaagaaaaaaatgatcacagttggggtgggggcacagagaAAAACTGAGTGATCGGGGGACACAAAAGAGTTCCTTATATTTATAGACATATACTCACCTACACTTTATATATTGTGaagcatttaataaatttaaaataaaaaagaactctaGTTCAGACAGACTAAACCCAAGTAATTGTAtatctgcaaaaaacaaaagcttcaaAACCATAATTCCTTGTTAATGAGTTTATAATATTCAAATCAATCATTTGAAGCATTCTACCTGTGATATAAACAATTTTGATTTCATAGTGTGGGAAAGCAACTAACATTTAGTTAGCATTGCTCACAAAGTATCAGTGTAGTACTCGGAATATCTTTTCTTGTGTACTATAAACACTggctcatttatttctcacattcttAACATTCAACAATAACTTCAAGttaacctctctcttttttaagctGAAGAAAACCAGGAGTTAAGGTCAACTAACCTGCTCCAAATTAAGCAACCATTAAGTGTAACAGCTGAGATTACAACTCAGAGAACTACACAACTTTACAGTTTGCTCTCTTTTTCAGTACATTCGTGGCTCCTCTAGGAATTACAATGACCATGacctctattttaaaatgaactttgttAGACAGCTACATTGAATTTCTCAAAGgttacataaaaataatgaaaatgagagCAAACACTgctttagcattaaaaaaaaaaaaaattcagttaaccAAACTTTATCTAAATCATGCTGTAATCTAATCCACAAACAGCTGCCCTTCAGCTGTAACCCAGACTGCCCCACAGTTCTGAAACGGAATTAAACTAAAGTTTAATTCCTTATGAACTTTCTTCATGTTTGATCCACAAGCCTTCTTCTAACAATACAATGAATGTTGGTCAGAATAGTGATTTCTCAAACAACAAAGTCACTATACAATGAATCTAactcagattatttttcttattagaaacTTCCTTAAGATTTAGGAATACAGTTCTCTTTGCCTTCTTACTTAGTTGCATACAGCTTTTGCAATCAATTGGCAGTGTATATTTCATTCTAAATTGAAATACATTCTGTCAGGACAAGTAGAAATAGTACCTTCTGTACCTTTTATATTATCCTAAAAACATCTTGCACATAGGCGTTcactaaaaaagtaaatatacagtTATCTATGAACTTGAGTAAAATTGGAGTAAACCAAAGTATCAAATTCAGACATAGCTTTTATTACCTGAAATTCTGATATCAGAAAAACCACTATACATaggaattcagcaaagtcaaTTTAAAGCACAACTATAACATTTCTAGCACAACATACAAACTGGTTTTTAATGCACAGACTCGAGATCTAATAAATGCTCTTTTCACTTCCATCTAatccatatgtgtatatataaattaaatcactATTTACATCTGTTACAAAACTCAAATGCTAAATTGAGGCCTGTGGgaattttgcttattttgttagGAAACTTACTAGAGCTATCTTCTTGCACATATACTTCAGACTTTTTGTATGTGTTATATATAGTCAAGTTTCCAAACTGTTACACAAAAGTCAAAAGTTTTACACCTCTCTACATTAATATTCAAACCGTCTGCTGAATAAAAAAAGTTCCAGTTAAGTGTATTAGTGATCTAATCAGTTGCCATTTCTATTACTTAAGCCCTATTTTATCTTAGAAACTCTTCTGCCTGTAAAAGGAACTAGTTCACACAAAAATAAGTCCctgaattttcagaataaaatactGTTAGAAAAATGTACTCTTGTAGCTAAATAAAAACTAGACTTTAGTTTACAAAACAGTAATCTTACTTTATGACATACAAAATAAAACGAATTAGAGAATGAGGTATGCTTTACGTATTAAATACAGAGATGAACCTCAACAGTGAGCCCACGTCTAACAAATACTGTAGATAAAATCATTATGCCAGGTAAAACGtagattaaaatttttagtatTATGTATAAtgttaaaacaactttttttttaacctcctaaAGTGTGTTTAAGATCTCAAAAAGGAAACTGATTCTGTACAGCTGAACCAGATTACACTCTAAGTTACAGCCAGCCGGTGTGAAGTAGGACTTCTTCGGAATCAATAGACCAAATCTTGTTTAccatggaagagaaaagaaaaatcttgtgtATAACCACTGAATCCTCAGCAAGATATTGTCGAATAAACACCAGTACGGTGACTAATAGATGATACACTGGCCCGTAGCCGGATTAGGTCCTTAAAAATATAACTGGGGGTTACCCAGTTCCAAAGGTATAAACAAACCCATCGCCACTGCAGAAGGTAAACAATGAACCTGCAGCGAGGGTGAGGGGGCGGTCTTTGCCAACTACAGTCCCAGCCGCCCGAGAAAGGGAAACAGGAGGCAAATACAGCGTAAACCAGACACTTAGCAGAAATCACGGGCTCCAGGTTTCGCTACCGAGTTATCAATGCTGCGGGTCCCCGCAGCAGGGCGGTGggcaaaaagaaaagcagtcacGCAGTCGGCGAAGACCAAGACAGTCCGGCTTCGGCTATGGGGGACGAGGAGGGCAGGATGTGGTCGCTCTTCCCTCAGACATCCTCCGGCAACCTAAATAACAGTCTCTACCTCCCTCTGGCCGCCCCCGGGATTCGGCTGCTCGAGCTCCGGGATAGGAGGACCACGCTGCCTCTGGGGTCGAGAGAACCCAGTGGGTCGCAGGCTCCGCCGAGTCCCGCTCGGTCCTCCCCGGCACCCGCAGCACCCAGAGGCCCGGAGAAGGGCTCGGGGCGAGGAAAGCGGGCACCGAGAAGGGGGATGGGTCCGGCGAGACTGCCCGGGGCTTGGTTCCCGCGGGCCGGCAGGCGGGGCTCGGGCTCTGCTTCCCGCACCCCCGCGGGTCCCGTGCCGGGCCCGCCCCTGCCCGCGGCCCCTAGCCCCCGACTCCTCCCCAGTAGAACACCGTCGCCGGCGCCCGCGGCGCCCCGCGTTACCTCGGGTCAGGTCCAGCGGGACGTTCTCCTCGCCGCTGTCATTCCGCCCTGCGCGAAATAGACACACAGCCCCAATTAGGATTCGCTCCCAGGCCAGTGGCGGCAGCCCTGGCTCCGGCCAGCGCCCCGACTCGCCCCTCCGGTCCAGGGCCAGAGGGAGGCAAGTGCCAGGGGTGGCGGGCGCAGGGCGGTGAGGGGTGAAGGCTGCAGCAGACTTACCTCGTATTCGGAGGTTCTTCAGCGAGCGGCCGCGGCCGATCGCCGCCATATTGACGGGTTTCAGTCACAACACCGGAAACCTCGCCCAATCGCGCGAgaaccccttccccctccccgctCGCCGCGCCCGCCCCCCCGCGGCATTTCCCCCGCCCCTgcgcggcagcggcggcggcggcggcgggtggCGGGTGGAGCCGGCTCCGCCTCGGGCGCGGAGGAACCGCGGTGACTACTTTGACTCTTGTTACAGTTCGTACGGAGCTCGTGCTCGTCTGTCCTAGAGCCAGCGGGTGCGGCGACACGCCCGGCCCTCTGGGAGTATGTCCGCCAGGAGGGGGCATTTCCCACGAGGGGAATCCCATTGATGCGAGTTTGCCGCGTGGAGGATGCTTCCTTCCAGCCGCCACGGAAACCGTAGTCAAAACCGACGCGAGGTGGGAGGAGGCCGGGATGCGCCGTGCTGGCCACCTGCTGAAACCATCCTGCAGGATTGTTTTCAAGCCCTGAGATAGCCCTTCTTCCTTACTCATCAGTTAAAAAACGTttttattaaagcaaaacaaacactgcTCAGTTTGAACGTAACTAAATCCTGCCAGGAGTTGTTTTGCTCCAACCAAGTTAACACGTAACAAAGTTTGTTTTCCAACCTCGCTTTGACCGCTATGCTTGCACTTGCTCTTCGAAGCCACACTTGGCCAGGCTGGATTCTCTTAAGTGGAAGTGGTCGGGTGGAAGTTTTGTTTTCGACCGCCTGGCGCAGGACGCGAGAACTGTTTCAAGAAGTCTGGAGCGCAGGGTGGGGGTCCCTGGCAGTTGGTGGGATTTTTCCCGCGCACGCGCGGGCGCCAAGAGGCCAGGGGAGAGGGTTTCCTCCCTGCTTGGAACCAAGGAGAAGTGGCTGAGGGCTGAGTCCAGATTTTCCGTGTATGTGGCCAATGTAGATGttgtggcttaattttttttatataaataacctAACAGTTATTAAGTGTAGAAACTTTtgcatacatatgtattatatagacCTGGTCCCTGACCCAGCAACTTTCTCTTAatctaaataaacttttaaagaaaggGATGAGCGTTTTGTCGCCTCTTCTTCCTCTACACTTGTCCTTCTATTCTGTGAGACTGAAAGGTAGTTAGCAGGGGAGATACAGCCTTAACTACATCTCCTTTCTCAGCTTCCAGTTACTGCAGTGTCCAGCAaaaatgtgttcaataaataatgTAGCTGAGTAAATGccctagtttctttctttgtatcAATTCTTTTtgctgataaaaatttttttgaagataCAGTcgttaataaaaaaacaattggAAACACTTAAATGACCAAAGGTAAGGATTATGCAAATtattgcagccattaaaaatgatatgCAAGTCTACCTTATAGGAAATAATGTTCATGGTATTAAATCAAGCAAGGATCACAAAAGTCCCTTTTTTATAAACACTTAAAATACGTAAAAgtatactttataaaatattctacatATATTTGTATGGAGAAAAAGGTCTGAGATGTACATcaaaatgttaactatttttttccttaagtggtAGAATTACaccattttggtttttgtttgtctgtactTTTTAAATGTCCTGTAATTAATACATATCAATTGTAATACAAGCACAAATTTTAACAGGAAAAAGCAGCATAGAGTAGCATCATCAGGTTAATAAAAGAGGAACACTGCCTCCGTAGGATACTATCCTCTGAATATTGCTGGTCCTTTCCTTATTAGATCTCCAATAAGGTATCTGCTGTTAATATTGCTCTTAGATTCAAGGATGTggcacaattattttttaaaatgtcctctgACATTAATTACCAGCAGTAATTTTACTGACAACAAACTTGCTCCCTCTTAATGAAGTTTTTAAGTCTTGGTGAAAATTACATATTCTAATTAGAGCCCAAGGCAAAAATCACCAAACTTGAGGTCTgactaaaacattaaaaattttgtattttatttcttcatgtatcACATTTCACCATTTTAGAAATGTGGAAATTTATCAATGAAAATTCTACCAGATTTCTTAGAATTGTCCCAATTTTCAACTAACCTTTTATCCTATTTTTataattcctatttattttaaattaactctTTCCCAGAACaatttaacttcattttctttctcagtcttccATGAAAGTTGAGTACAACGGAtccacttttaaattatttaggaTACAGGAGATCCTGAATCTAATAACCTTTCatctttataataatatattgctatttaaaaatcatgattgAATACTCCATCCCTTTcaggagcaagagagagaaaaaaaaaaatcatctttctcCAAGACTTAAGTTTCATCTTACAATGAAAGTagtcttttttccctctgttacTATGTCAGTCATTTAATTGgctctgttctccacatctgttCTTAAGGTGAATGACATTCTGAGAAAAAGAACACTTAGTGCTTGCAAATAACATTGAGCTAGGAAGCAGGAGTTTAGGTAAGTTTTAGTAAGGAATAcattttacaatgttgtatttgcattttaagcCATAATCCTACATTATTGATCTTAGCTTATTAAAATCTCtaccttaggagttccccttgcggcgcagcgaaaacgaatccaactggtaaccatgaggttgtaggtttgatccctgacctcactcagtgggttacagatctggtgttgctgtggctgtggcataggccagcagctgtagctcagatcagacccctagcctgggaacctgcatatgctgtggtcGCAacaccaaaaagccaaaaaaaatttttttaataaaaataaaatctatgttaTCA belongs to Sus scrofa isolate TJ Tabasco breed Duroc chromosome 16, Sscrofa11.1, whole genome shotgun sequence and includes:
- the LOC110257248 gene encoding collagen alpha-2(I) chain-like, with translation MAAIGRGRSLKNLRIRGRNDSGEENVPLDLTRGNAGRRGRRRRCSTGEESGARGRGQGRARHGTRGGAGSRARAPPAGPREPSPGQSRRTHPPSRCPLSSPRALLRASGCCGCRGGPSGTRRSLRPTGFSRPQRQRGPPIPELEQPNPGGGQREVETVI